In Euphorbia lathyris chromosome 9, ddEupLath1.1, whole genome shotgun sequence, the following are encoded in one genomic region:
- the LOC136207322 gene encoding 4-hydroxyphenylacetaldehyde synthase-like encodes MGSLSPTANTFSPLDPNTLCHESKLVIDFIADYYNNIEKYPVQSQVQPGYLSSKIPLSAPYHPESIEHILKDVNDSIIPGLTHWQSPNFFGYFPANASNAGFLGDMLCSGFNVVGFNWISSPAATELESRLMDWMADLLKLPSSFLFSGNGGGVLHGTTCEAIVFCTLAAARDRALKVFGWDHITKLVVYTSDQTHSTIHKGAKLVGIPSCNIRSLPTSISNGFSLCPQTLEEEAIENDIASGFLPLYLCGTIGTTACGAIDPIKELGKIANKYNIWFHIDAAYAGSVCICPNPSWLSYGRAINGPSFLADVRPLDEVSFVSCALDGQ; translated from the exons ATGGGTAGCCTCTCTCCAACTGCAAACACCTTCTCCCCCTTGGACCCTAACACCTTATGCCATGAGTCAAAGTTGGTGATTGATTTCATTGCTGATTATTATAACAACATTGAAAAATACCCAGTTCAAAGCCAAGTTCAACCAGGATACCTCTCTTCCAAAATCCCTTTATCTGCACCATATCATCCTGAATCGATTGAACATATCCTCAAAGATGTCAATGATTCTATAATTCCAGGCCTCACTCACTGGCAGAGCCCTAATTTCTTTGGATACTTTCCAGCAAATGCCAGCAATGCTGGTTTTCTCGGAGATATGCTTTGTTCAGGATTCAATGTTGTTGGTTTCAACTGGATTTCATCTCCAGCAGCAACTGAGCTCGAATCACGTCTCATGGATTGGATGGCAGATTTGTTGAAGCTTCCGTCTTCATTTCTATTTTCAGGAAATGGAGGCGGTGTCctccatggaactacatgtgagGCTATTGTCt TCTGTACTCTTGCTGCAGCTAGAGACAGGGCTTTAAAAGTGTTCGGATGGGATCATATCACTAAATTGGTGGTTTACACTTCTGATCAAACACATTCTACCATTCATAAGGGAGCTAAATTAGTAGGCATCCCATCCTGCAACATTCGTTCACTTCCTACCTCAATTTCGAATGGATTTTCATTGTGTCCGCAAACACTGGAGGAA GAAGCAATTGAAAATGATATAGCCTCAGGATTCCTGCCTTTGTATCTCTGCGGAACTATTGGAACTACTGCTTGTGGAGCAATCGATCCGATTAAAGAATTGGGAAAAATCGCGAACAAGTACAACATATGGTTCCACATTGACGCAGCATATGCAGGAAGTGTTTGCATTTGTCCTAACCCTAGCTGGTTAAGTTATGGGAGGGCTATAAATGGACCG AGTTTTTTGGCTGATGTCAGACCACTTGATGAGGTTTCATTTGTTTCATGTGCCTTAGATGGGCAGTAA